In one window of Agromyces badenianii DNA:
- the manA gene encoding mannose-6-phosphate isomerase, class I, with product MFVAIGNTPRDYAWGSTTAIAGFRGAAAPGGPEAELWLGAHPGSPARVLDAASLGHDDLAAWIAADPVTALGSRLAEQGARLPFLLKLLAAAEPLSLQAHPTPEQARAGFAREEADGVPLTAYDRNYKDEFHKPELVVAVSETFDALSGFRPLDEVRGVLEVLRAADAAEPQPDPGALDLLEARLSGAHPLLDTVEWLLRDGRGGDTGEASWVVERVTALAASELALASPYALSFETVGALAAAYPGDPGVVISLLLNRVRLGRGEALYLAAGNIHAYLDGLGIELMAASDNVLRGGLTPKHIDVSELIDVLDFTPIAPPLLAPVEASPGVAVFRPDVPDFMLYRVEAGADASRVALDGPAIVLVEGDGVTVTGAAGESVGIGRGESVYVTPDERELEVTGPGVAWIATTGAPGASGA from the coding sequence ATGTTTGTGGCGATCGGCAACACCCCGCGGGACTACGCGTGGGGGTCGACGACGGCGATCGCGGGCTTCCGCGGTGCCGCAGCGCCGGGAGGACCCGAGGCGGAACTCTGGCTCGGAGCACACCCCGGGTCGCCGGCGCGCGTGCTCGACGCGGCATCCCTCGGTCACGACGACCTCGCCGCGTGGATCGCGGCCGATCCGGTGACGGCGCTCGGCTCGCGACTGGCCGAACAGGGCGCCCGGCTGCCGTTCCTCCTGAAACTGCTCGCGGCCGCCGAGCCGCTTTCGCTGCAGGCGCATCCGACTCCGGAACAGGCTCGCGCGGGTTTCGCCCGCGAAGAGGCCGACGGCGTGCCGCTCACGGCCTACGACCGCAACTACAAAGACGAGTTCCACAAGCCCGAGCTCGTCGTCGCGGTGAGCGAGACCTTCGACGCCCTGTCGGGGTTCCGCCCGCTCGACGAGGTGCGCGGCGTGCTCGAGGTGCTGCGGGCAGCGGATGCCGCGGAGCCCCAGCCCGACCCGGGCGCCCTCGACCTGCTCGAGGCCCGCCTGTCGGGCGCGCATCCGCTGCTCGACACCGTCGAGTGGCTGCTCCGCGACGGACGCGGCGGCGACACCGGAGAGGCATCGTGGGTCGTCGAGCGGGTCACGGCGCTCGCGGCATCCGAGCTCGCACTGGCGTCGCCGTACGCGCTCTCGTTCGAGACGGTCGGCGCGCTCGCCGCGGCATACCCCGGCGACCCGGGTGTCGTCATCTCGCTCCTCTTGAACCGTGTGCGGCTCGGGCGCGGTGAGGCGTTGTATCTCGCGGCGGGCAACATCCACGCGTATCTCGACGGCCTCGGCATCGAACTCATGGCGGCCAGCGACAACGTGCTGCGAGGCGGTCTCACCCCGAAGCACATCGACGTCTCCGAGCTCATCGACGTGCTCGACTTCACGCCCATCGCGCCGCCGCTGCTCGCGCCCGTCGAGGCGTCTCCGGGCGTCGCCGTGTTCCGCCCCGACGTGCCCGACTTCATGCTCTACCGGGTCGAGGCGGGCGCGGATGCCTCGCGCGTCGCGCTCGACGGGCCGGCGATCGTGCTCGTGGAGGGCGACGGCGTGACGGTCACGGGCGCGGCAGGCGAGTCCGTGGGGATCGGCCGGGGCGAGTCGGTCTACGTGACGCCCGACGAGCGCGAGCTCGAGGTCACCGGCCCCGGCGTCGCGTGGATCGCGACGACGGGTGCGCCCGGGGCATCCGGGGCTTGA
- a CDS encoding acyl-CoA dehydrogenase family protein, whose product MTFEPLASDFYAYESLLSDQEKEALAALRAWLEADVKPIIGGYWDRAEFPMQIVKPLADLGTLSYAWDETKPFENSAVFRGFVALELARVDPSVATFVGVQNGLATGTISVCGSEEQRDEWIPKLASGEVIGAFGLTEPLSGSDSAQGLRTTARRDGDNWVLNGSKRWIGNATFSDITIIWAKDVADDQVKGFIVPTSTPGYTATKIEGKISLRAVQNADITLDDVVVPESLRLANANSFRDTASVLRQTRAEVAWAAVGTAVGAYEAAVKYAGERVQFGKTIGSHQLIQDLLVKCLGNITASLGMVVRVSEMLDRGEQRDEHSALAKAYTTARMRETVAWAREAVGGNGITLEYDVARFFADAEALYSYEGTREMNTLIVGRKITGKAAFV is encoded by the coding sequence ATGACCTTCGAGCCTCTCGCGAGCGATTTCTACGCCTACGAGTCCCTCCTCAGCGACCAGGAGAAGGAGGCGCTCGCCGCGCTGCGCGCCTGGCTCGAAGCCGACGTGAAGCCGATCATCGGCGGCTACTGGGATCGTGCCGAGTTCCCCATGCAGATCGTGAAGCCGCTCGCCGATCTCGGCACGCTCTCCTACGCCTGGGACGAGACGAAGCCGTTCGAGAACTCCGCCGTCTTCCGAGGGTTCGTCGCCCTCGAGCTCGCACGGGTCGACCCGTCGGTCGCCACCTTCGTGGGCGTGCAGAACGGCCTCGCCACCGGCACGATCAGCGTCTGCGGCTCGGAGGAGCAGCGCGACGAGTGGATCCCGAAGCTCGCGAGCGGTGAGGTCATCGGTGCCTTCGGGCTCACCGAGCCGCTCTCGGGCTCGGACTCGGCGCAGGGCCTGCGCACGACCGCGCGCCGCGACGGCGACAACTGGGTGCTGAACGGCTCCAAGCGCTGGATCGGCAACGCCACCTTCTCCGACATCACGATCATCTGGGCGAAAGACGTCGCCGACGACCAGGTCAAGGGCTTCATCGTGCCGACCTCGACGCCCGGCTACACGGCGACGAAGATCGAGGGCAAGATCAGCCTCCGCGCCGTGCAGAACGCCGACATCACCCTTGACGACGTCGTCGTGCCCGAGTCGCTCCGGCTCGCGAACGCGAACTCGTTCCGCGACACCGCGAGCGTGCTGCGTCAGACCCGCGCCGAAGTGGCGTGGGCGGCGGTCGGCACCGCGGTCGGCGCGTACGAGGCCGCGGTCAAGTACGCGGGCGAACGCGTGCAGTTCGGCAAGACGATCGGCTCGCACCAACTGATCCAAGACCTGCTCGTGAAGTGCCTCGGCAACATCACAGCCTCGCTCGGCATGGTCGTGCGGGTGTCGGAGATGCTCGACCGGGGCGAGCAGCGCGACGAGCACTCGGCGCTCGCCAAGGCGTACACGACGGCACGCATGCGCGAGACGGTCGCCTGGGCTCGCGAGGCCGTCGGCGGCAACGGCATCACCCTCGAGTACGACGTCGCCCGCTTCTTCGCCGACGCCGAGGCGCTCTACTCCTATGAGGGCACGCGCGAGATGAACACGCTCATCGTGGGTCGCAAGATCACCGGGAAGGCCGCGTTCGTCTGA
- a CDS encoding O-antigen ligase family protein has translation MSTVRRRWISAYATFALFTVLAGQFWRNLLGWWGFGVVAGVVLVGAVILIIRVRPPWVWRRVPKSTLVFLLLAMLSIAWSFYPGASALGVAITLATSVTAIALVLCLSWTRLVRCLGGAIKWVLGLSLAFELWVAIFVGGPLLPNFPDFEVTGEKLPMAFYWSRGLLFDGGPIEGIVASRNLLGMVALLGLIVFCAMLAAGSVRRAAGIGWIVTAGAVLLLTRSATVILVGVLVAVAFGFAMWARRVGADRRARVYWTAGGALVASIALLVVFRGRLLELFGKSEDLTGRFDIWNAVISLASERPWFGWGWVGYWVPWAEPFEGLAVRKGVTYLQAHNAWLDVWLQLGIVGLLAFASIVIGALWRSWFLAVDRPMDATGRPLPHSAAALVPLLVLVALIGQSLAESRILVESGWVLLIAVAWSTKRRQWEHEPLPAEPVPIPASRVRPPEVAP, from the coding sequence ATGAGCACCGTCCGACGACGCTGGATTTCGGCGTACGCGACCTTCGCGCTGTTCACGGTGCTCGCGGGCCAGTTCTGGCGCAATCTGCTCGGGTGGTGGGGCTTCGGCGTCGTGGCCGGCGTCGTGCTCGTCGGCGCGGTCATCCTGATCATCCGGGTGCGGCCGCCGTGGGTGTGGCGGCGGGTGCCGAAGTCGACGCTCGTGTTCCTGCTGCTCGCGATGCTCTCGATCGCCTGGTCGTTCTACCCCGGAGCCTCGGCGCTCGGCGTGGCCATCACGCTCGCGACGAGCGTCACCGCCATCGCGCTCGTGCTGTGCCTGAGCTGGACGAGGCTCGTCAGGTGCCTCGGCGGCGCGATCAAATGGGTGCTGGGCCTCTCGCTCGCATTCGAACTGTGGGTCGCGATCTTCGTCGGCGGCCCGCTGCTGCCGAACTTCCCCGACTTCGAGGTCACCGGCGAGAAGCTCCCGATGGCGTTCTACTGGTCGCGGGGCCTCCTCTTCGACGGCGGTCCGATCGAGGGCATCGTCGCGAGCCGCAACCTCCTCGGCATGGTCGCCCTCCTCGGCCTGATCGTCTTCTGCGCGATGCTCGCCGCCGGCAGCGTGCGGCGCGCAGCGGGCATCGGCTGGATCGTCACCGCGGGCGCGGTGCTGCTCCTGACTCGCTCCGCGACGGTGATCCTCGTCGGCGTGCTCGTCGCCGTCGCGTTCGGGTTCGCCATGTGGGCCAGGCGGGTCGGAGCCGATCGCCGCGCCCGCGTCTACTGGACGGCAGGGGGCGCGCTCGTGGCATCCATCGCCCTGCTCGTCGTGTTCCGGGGTCGCCTGCTCGAGCTCTTCGGAAAGAGCGAAGACCTCACCGGCCGATTCGACATCTGGAACGCCGTCATCTCGCTCGCCTCCGAACGCCCGTGGTTCGGCTGGGGCTGGGTCGGCTACTGGGTACCGTGGGCCGAACCGTTCGAGGGCCTCGCCGTGCGCAAGGGCGTCACCTACCTCCAGGCGCACAACGCATGGCTCGACGTGTGGCTACAGCTCGGCATCGTCGGCCTCCTCGCCTTCGCGTCGATCGTCATCGGGGCGCTGTGGCGCTCGTGGTTCCTCGCCGTCGACCGGCCGATGGATGCCACGGGGCGACCGCTCCCCCATTCGGCCGCCGCCCTCGTGCCGCTGCTCGTGCTCGTCGCACTCATCGGCCAGAGCCTCGCCGAGAGCCGCATCCTCGTCGAGAGCGGATGGGTGCTGCTGATCGCCGTCGCCTGGTCGACGAAGCGACGCCAGTGGGAGCACGAGCCGCTGCCGGCCGAGCCCGTACCGATTCCGGCGTCTCGTGTGCGGCCGCCCGAGGTGGCGCCATGA
- a CDS encoding O-antigen ligase family protein: MSAARGRGPSDGAARAAIAVREFTGSARFAQALTLVAVGLAFSTHAVRNLIGTAGLLAALTGLVVLCAASLVARWRAVEWYGILPITILVFIGWCAASVLWSNLPAYSSIARVGYLVAFAFIGVYVALMRDTIQIVRAFGDVMRVLLGASLALEVLSGILLDMPITVLGIQGNIAELGPIQGVFGSRNMLGFVALIALLTFIVEWRTKIVQRTRAMLSLALAVLCLVFSGSPTTWFALGAALLALAALYGLRRVPASTRWRWQLALLITGVVALVTAWIVRIRIIELLDARGEFDVRLDVWRELSRYLNLNPLQGWGWVGPWPDAPPYTWIELATGRPHGSALNAYVDVYFQVGVIGALLFIALLGVALVRAWLLASTRRSVVYVWPALMLVAIAVTSFAESFALVEGGWMLLVVCAVKAARDMSWRDALVAGRPPGGGLGHERVERTNPST; encoded by the coding sequence ATGAGCGCAGCCCGCGGCCGCGGTCCAAGCGACGGCGCGGCCCGTGCGGCCATCGCCGTGCGCGAGTTCACCGGATCGGCCCGCTTCGCGCAGGCGCTGACGCTCGTCGCCGTCGGCCTCGCCTTCTCGACGCACGCCGTGAGGAACCTCATCGGCACGGCCGGGCTCCTGGCCGCGCTCACCGGACTCGTCGTGCTGTGCGCCGCGTCGCTCGTGGCGCGGTGGCGCGCCGTGGAGTGGTACGGCATCCTGCCGATCACGATCCTCGTGTTCATCGGCTGGTGCGCGGCATCAGTGCTCTGGAGCAACCTGCCGGCCTACAGCTCGATCGCGCGCGTCGGCTACCTCGTCGCCTTCGCGTTCATCGGCGTCTACGTCGCGCTCATGCGCGACACGATCCAGATCGTGCGCGCCTTCGGCGACGTCATGCGCGTGCTCCTCGGCGCGTCGCTCGCGCTCGAAGTGCTCTCCGGAATCCTCCTCGACATGCCCATCACGGTGCTCGGCATCCAGGGGAACATCGCGGAGCTCGGGCCGATTCAGGGCGTCTTCGGCTCGCGCAACATGCTCGGCTTCGTCGCGCTCATCGCCCTGCTGACCTTCATCGTCGAGTGGCGCACGAAGATCGTGCAACGCACCCGCGCCATGCTCTCGCTCGCCCTTGCCGTTCTCTGTCTCGTGTTCTCGGGTTCGCCGACGACGTGGTTCGCCCTGGGCGCCGCGCTGCTCGCCCTCGCCGCCCTCTACGGGCTCCGACGCGTCCCGGCGTCGACGAGATGGCGGTGGCAGCTCGCGCTGCTCATCACAGGCGTCGTGGCGCTCGTGACCGCGTGGATCGTCCGCATCCGCATCATCGAGCTCCTCGATGCCCGCGGCGAGTTCGACGTGCGTCTCGACGTGTGGCGCGAGCTCTCCCGCTACTTGAACCTGAACCCGTTGCAGGGCTGGGGATGGGTCGGTCCCTGGCCCGACGCCCCGCCATACACGTGGATCGAGCTCGCGACCGGCCGGCCCCACGGCTCGGCACTGAACGCGTACGTCGACGTGTACTTCCAGGTCGGCGTGATCGGCGCGCTGCTCTTCATCGCCCTGCTCGGCGTCGCCCTCGTGCGGGCCTGGCTGCTCGCCTCCACCCGCCGCAGCGTCGTGTACGTGTGGCCGGCGCTGATGCTCGTCGCCATCGCCGTGACCTCGTTCGCCGAGAGCTTCGCCCTCGTCGAGGGCGGCTGGATGCTGCTCGTGGTGTGCGCGGTGAAGGCGGCCCGGGATATGAGCTGGCGGGATGCGCTGGTGGCTGGGCGACCGCCCGGTGGCGGACTTGGCCACGAGAGGGTTGAACGGACCAATCCGTCGACCTGA
- a CDS encoding glycosyltransferase family 2 protein, translating to MPCLNEAETLAVCIDKAQGYLQRSGVVGEVLIADNGSTDGSQQIAVDHGARVVGVEEKGYGNALMGGIVAAHGTYVIMGDADDSYDFSKLDPFIERLRAGDELVMGNRFRGGIAPGAMPPLHKYLGNPVLSTVGRVLFRSDIRDFHCGLRGFNRESILGLGLITTGMEFASEVVVKSTLSGLKISEVPTTLDKDGRSRPPHLRSWRDGWRHLRFLMLFSPRWLFLIPGLVAFFVGLLGTVALSFGPLVFGAVGLDVSSQVYLAALTVVGWQAVLFALLTKLYARHEGFYLPRSQAFERFAERATLESGALIGLGLVLVGIVIGIVQVVAWGSAGFGAQDPVDTMRLAVPAALALMLGAQTIMASLFLGILSVDVRRA from the coding sequence ATGCCCTGCCTCAACGAGGCCGAGACGCTCGCCGTCTGCATCGACAAGGCGCAGGGGTACCTCCAGCGCTCAGGCGTCGTCGGCGAGGTGCTCATCGCCGACAACGGGAGCACCGACGGTTCGCAGCAGATCGCCGTCGACCACGGCGCCCGCGTCGTCGGCGTGGAGGAGAAGGGCTACGGAAACGCGCTGATGGGCGGCATCGTCGCGGCCCACGGCACCTACGTCATCATGGGCGATGCAGACGACAGCTACGACTTCAGCAAGCTCGACCCCTTCATCGAGCGCCTCCGGGCCGGCGACGAGCTCGTCATGGGCAACCGGTTCCGAGGCGGCATCGCGCCCGGCGCCATGCCGCCACTGCACAAGTACCTCGGCAACCCGGTGCTGTCTACGGTCGGCCGAGTGCTCTTCCGCTCCGATATCCGGGATTTCCACTGCGGGCTGCGCGGGTTCAACCGCGAATCGATCCTCGGCCTCGGCCTGATCACCACCGGCATGGAATTCGCGAGCGAGGTGGTCGTGAAGTCGACCCTCAGCGGCCTGAAGATCAGCGAAGTGCCGACCACTCTCGACAAGGACGGCCGCAGCAGGCCGCCGCACCTGCGCAGCTGGCGGGACGGATGGCGCCACCTGAGGTTCCTCATGCTGTTCAGCCCCCGCTGGCTCTTCCTCATCCCGGGCTTGGTCGCATTCTTCGTCGGGCTTCTCGGAACCGTCGCGCTCTCATTCGGTCCATTGGTGTTCGGCGCGGTCGGCTTGGACGTCTCGAGTCAGGTGTATCTCGCGGCGCTGACGGTCGTGGGCTGGCAGGCGGTGCTGTTCGCGCTTCTCACCAAGCTGTATGCGAGGCACGAGGGCTTCTACCTGCCACGCAGTCAGGCGTTCGAACGTTTCGCCGAGCGTGCGACGCTCGAGAGCGGTGCGTTGATCGGCCTCGGGCTGGTCCTCGTCGGCATCGTCATCGGAATCGTGCAGGTCGTCGCGTGGGGAAGTGCCGGGTTCGGCGCGCAGGACCCCGTCGACACGATGCGTCTCGCGGTTCCGGCAGCGCTCGCCCTGATGCTCGGCGCCCAGACGATCATGGCGAGCCTGTTCCTCGGCATTCTCTCCGTCGACGTTCGGCGGGCCTGA
- a CDS encoding glycosyltransferase family 2 protein, whose translation MTLDIMMPFYGRTDHFLAAVESVLAQSDPDWRLFVIDDHNPDEEPGRRLREIHDPRIHYHRNAENQGINATFQAAIDRSENEWLTIFGCDDILLPGYVERVGRLAAQHPRAAFIHPGTRVIDETGGRAVPLVDRVKALYRPRVRGTAELGGQDLATSLTRGNWMNFPAIAWRRAEVRAVGIRPGYRIVQDLALAIDLLYRGGTLVLDDTVVFEYRRHASSVSSWRATDGSRFVEEQRFFRGLAAEFRARGWKHAERAARAHLSSRINALTQLPGAVRSSSTGAPAVLVKHALGMTIAPDAHPGR comes from the coding sequence GTGACACTCGACATCATGATGCCCTTCTACGGGCGCACCGACCACTTCCTGGCCGCGGTCGAGAGTGTGCTTGCGCAGTCGGATCCGGACTGGCGGTTGTTCGTCATCGACGACCACAATCCCGATGAGGAGCCGGGACGACGGCTGCGCGAAATCCACGACCCGCGCATCCACTATCACCGCAACGCAGAGAACCAGGGCATCAACGCCACGTTCCAAGCCGCGATCGACCGGTCGGAGAACGAGTGGCTCACGATCTTCGGGTGCGACGACATCCTCCTCCCCGGATACGTGGAACGCGTCGGCCGCCTGGCCGCCCAGCATCCGCGAGCCGCATTCATCCATCCCGGGACGCGAGTGATCGATGAAACCGGGGGTCGGGCCGTCCCGCTCGTCGACCGCGTCAAGGCGCTCTACCGACCGCGAGTCAGGGGCACGGCCGAGCTCGGCGGACAGGACCTCGCCACGAGTCTCACCCGCGGCAACTGGATGAACTTCCCGGCGATCGCCTGGCGCCGTGCCGAGGTGCGGGCCGTCGGCATCCGACCGGGATACCGGATCGTGCAGGACCTCGCGCTGGCTATCGACCTGCTGTATCGGGGTGGGACCCTCGTCCTGGACGACACCGTGGTGTTCGAATACCGTCGCCACGCCTCCAGCGTGTCGTCGTGGCGGGCGACCGACGGCAGCCGGTTCGTCGAGGAGCAGCGCTTCTTCCGCGGCCTCGCCGCCGAATTCCGCGCGCGCGGATGGAAGCACGCCGAGCGCGCGGCACGCGCGCACCTCTCATCGAGGATCAACGCGCTCACCCAGCTGCCCGGCGCGGTGCGGTCGAGCTCCACCGGTGCACCTGCGGTGCTCGTCAAGCACGCGCTCGGGATGACGATCGCACCCGACGCGCACCCGGGCCGCTAA
- a CDS encoding DUF7657 domain-containing protein: MPRNAIEDSLEPGPTPLRRWTIAYRRQISPGPDGLPRLRVLLAFPALLVLLGIALVAFGVNGSSSGQFHKDIAYGSDPALIAGEPQFTRSDEWNVQTVWAIAQIEQGLPLENQTFPGGMDATVPQDLPRVDWSVIFRPHLWGFLFLDAGHAIAFKWWFPGIALAAAAYVFLVTVMPRRPGVSAMLAVGFFFSPLFQWWYLATTLWPAAWALATMTSLIWAFQSRSRVSRWIWAAIIAYLTVVMAMGIYVPFIVPAVIVTAFFAFGLVIGEARRKAAFPQIVARLAPVVIGGVVASAITVVWLYEKRSTIDSFLGTAYPGARSTPTGGSDALTFASAVGSSFTQALNAARPGLLGANSSEASTFFYVGIFLLPVIVWIIARQARAHRRLPWELIGLSAAVVLLLAYLYIPGWDALARLFLLDKTIAARVRLGLGIASLGMLAYTIRYLDTWRVKAGFRLSAIPAVLFLLSQLAIGLVAWRQLPDMLEPVQLWWLWALLSAAVIFLVARRRIRLAATAFLVVTVAGSGLSNPLYIGVLDLRTTALSHEIQRIDDADPRTWVGVGNRLTTAILLESGVEAYNGFQGAPSPGMWGVIDPTSQYEYNWNRLAGVNWLAAPGEPVVTNPVADQIEVTFDACSDFAQENVAYVLSSDKRIDTTCLSEVDSFELPRSTQTIYSVEPRS, from the coding sequence GTGCCACGGAACGCGATCGAGGACTCGCTCGAGCCCGGTCCGACGCCGCTTCGCCGGTGGACCATCGCGTACCGGCGCCAGATCAGCCCCGGCCCCGACGGCCTTCCGCGGCTGCGTGTCCTACTGGCGTTCCCCGCCCTGCTCGTGCTGCTTGGCATCGCGCTGGTGGCCTTCGGAGTCAACGGCTCCTCCTCCGGCCAATTCCACAAGGACATCGCCTATGGTTCCGATCCGGCGCTGATCGCGGGAGAGCCGCAGTTCACGCGGTCAGACGAGTGGAACGTGCAGACGGTCTGGGCGATCGCGCAGATCGAGCAAGGGCTACCTCTCGAGAATCAGACCTTCCCGGGCGGCATGGACGCAACGGTGCCGCAGGATCTGCCGCGCGTCGACTGGTCGGTCATCTTCCGGCCGCATCTCTGGGGCTTCCTGTTCCTGGACGCCGGTCACGCGATCGCCTTCAAGTGGTGGTTCCCCGGCATCGCCCTCGCCGCGGCAGCGTATGTCTTCCTCGTCACCGTAATGCCGCGTCGTCCCGGCGTCTCGGCCATGCTCGCAGTCGGTTTCTTCTTCAGCCCGCTGTTCCAATGGTGGTACCTCGCCACGACGCTCTGGCCTGCCGCGTGGGCGCTGGCGACGATGACATCGCTGATCTGGGCCTTCCAGAGCCGTTCCCGGGTCTCGCGCTGGATCTGGGCGGCGATCATCGCGTATCTCACCGTCGTGATGGCCATGGGCATCTATGTGCCGTTCATCGTTCCCGCCGTGATCGTGACGGCCTTCTTCGCATTCGGGCTCGTCATCGGCGAGGCACGGCGGAAGGCGGCCTTCCCACAGATCGTCGCCAGGCTCGCGCCGGTCGTGATCGGCGGAGTCGTGGCCTCGGCGATCACCGTCGTCTGGCTCTACGAGAAGCGCTCGACCATCGACTCCTTTCTCGGCACCGCCTACCCCGGAGCCCGGAGCACGCCGACAGGCGGCAGCGATGCGCTCACATTCGCATCCGCGGTCGGATCATCGTTCACGCAGGCTCTGAATGCGGCGCGCCCCGGTCTCCTCGGGGCGAACTCGTCCGAGGCGTCGACGTTCTTCTATGTCGGCATCTTCCTGCTGCCCGTCATCGTCTGGATCATCGCGAGGCAGGCGCGGGCGCACCGGCGGCTGCCGTGGGAGCTCATCGGGCTGTCGGCCGCAGTCGTCCTGCTCCTCGCATACCTGTACATTCCAGGCTGGGATGCGCTGGCCAGGCTCTTCCTTCTCGATAAGACGATCGCGGCCCGCGTTCGGCTGGGTCTCGGGATCGCCTCGCTCGGCATGCTCGCCTACACGATCCGCTACTTGGACACCTGGCGTGTGAAGGCCGGTTTCCGGCTGTCGGCGATCCCGGCCGTGCTCTTCCTTCTCTCGCAACTGGCGATCGGCCTCGTCGCCTGGCGTCAGCTCCCCGACATGCTCGAGCCGGTCCAGCTCTGGTGGCTGTGGGCCCTACTCTCGGCGGCTGTCATCTTCCTCGTCGCGCGGCGTCGCATCCGCCTTGCCGCCACAGCGTTCCTCGTGGTCACCGTGGCCGGATCGGGTCTGAGCAATCCGCTCTACATCGGGGTGCTCGACCTGCGCACGACCGCCCTGTCGCATGAAATCCAGAGGATCGACGACGCCGACCCGAGGACCTGGGTCGGTGTCGGGAACCGCCTCACCACGGCGATCCTCCTCGAGTCGGGAGTCGAGGCGTACAACGGCTTCCAGGGCGCTCCTTCGCCTGGGATGTGGGGCGTGATCGATCCGACGTCGCAGTACGAGTACAACTGGAATCGTCTGGCCGGCGTCAACTGGTTGGCTGCCCCCGGGGAGCCGGTGGTGACGAACCCGGTCGCGGATCAGATCGAGGTGACGTTCGACGCCTGCTCGGACTTCGCCCAGGAGAACGTGGCGTATGTGCTCTCGAGCGACAAGCGCATCGATACGACCTGCCTGTCCGAGGTGGATTCGTTCGAGCTGCCGAGGTCTACACAGACCATCTACTCTGTGGAACCGCGGAGTTAG
- a CDS encoding glycosyltransferase family 2 protein: MADTVSVSVALCTFNGSRFIREQIRSILAQSVLPDEIVVSDDASVDDTIDVIVDEHARWSREAETPVRLHIHRNDVSLGVTANFASAMLRCSGDLIALSDQDDVWHPDRLERVIAEFDGRPDVLLVHSDARIVDGTGVPDGTGLFSTLGLSAAERRAVAEGRPFAALMRRNFVTGATTMIRRELVERARPFPASWVHDEWLAVVAAATGSLVLLDEQLIDYRQHGGNQIGASSLTPAGRLARLTTPRTERNTRLRVRAGELQTRMPRLSPRPSDDDIALAAAKAEHELVRDCLPGRRLRRIAPVWREWRTGRYRSCGLGLQDVLRDLVQPE; this comes from the coding sequence TTGGCTGACACCGTCAGCGTCTCCGTTGCCCTGTGCACGTTCAACGGATCACGCTTCATCCGTGAGCAGATCCGGTCGATCCTCGCTCAGAGTGTCCTCCCCGACGAGATCGTCGTGTCGGATGACGCCTCTGTCGATGACACGATCGATGTCATCGTCGATGAGCATGCACGGTGGTCGCGCGAGGCGGAGACACCGGTGCGACTGCACATCCATCGCAATGACGTGTCGCTCGGGGTGACTGCGAACTTCGCTTCCGCGATGCTCCGCTGCTCCGGAGACCTCATCGCGCTCAGCGACCAGGACGACGTCTGGCATCCCGATCGCCTCGAGCGGGTGATCGCCGAGTTCGACGGGCGCCCCGACGTGCTGCTCGTGCACAGCGACGCCCGCATCGTCGACGGAACGGGGGTCCCGGACGGTACTGGGCTGTTCTCCACCCTCGGCCTGAGCGCCGCCGAGCGGCGGGCCGTCGCCGAGGGTCGCCCCTTCGCCGCCCTCATGCGCCGGAACTTCGTGACTGGCGCGACAACGATGATCAGGCGCGAACTCGTGGAGCGGGCACGGCCGTTCCCCGCCTCCTGGGTGCACGACGAGTGGCTGGCAGTTGTGGCGGCTGCGACGGGCTCGTTGGTGCTGCTCGACGAACAGCTCATCGATTACCGCCAGCACGGGGGCAACCAGATCGGGGCGTCCAGCCTGACGCCAGCCGGTCGGCTCGCACGTCTGACGACGCCGCGAACTGAGCGCAACACCCGCCTGCGCGTCCGAGCCGGCGAGCTCCAGACTCGCATGCCTCGTCTGTCCCCAAGGCCGTCCGACGACGATATCGCCCTCGCCGCGGCCAAGGCGGAGCATGAGCTCGTGCGCGACTGCTTGCCCGGGCGCCGTCTGCGCCGGATCGCACCGGTCTGGCGAGAATGGCGCACCGGCCGCTACAGGTCATGCGGCCTCGGCCTGCAGGACGTACTGCGCGACCTGGTCCAACCCGAATGA